The Candidatus Tisiphia endosymbiont of Dascillus cervinus genome contains the following window.
GTGTTACTTCCTTGATAGTAGGAAATTTAGGAGATAGGTTTGGCAGAAGAGTAATTATTATTATAGGTCTTATAATATTTGTTGTTGGTAGTATCTTTTGTGTGTTTGGTCTTAATTATTACATGTTACTACTTGGTAGATTTCTGCAAGGAATTGGTATATCTGGGGTAGCCGTGTTGGGTTATGTAGTACTTGCTGATTTATATTCGGTTAAGCAACAACAAAAAATGATGGGGACTTTAAATGGTGTAGTTAGTTTAGCCATGGCTTTTGCACCGGTAATAGGAAGTTATGTAAATTTTTTGCTTAGTTGGCGAGGTAATTTTGCTATACTGTTAATATTTGGGATATTTTGTTTGATAATCGGTCTATTATTTATTCCCAAAGGGCAGGTAAATTATAATGTTGAAATATCTCTAAAAGAGTATGGCTTGGTCTTTAAATCGAGAAAAGCTATTTATTATATAATAACCTTATTAATGCTTTTTCAAGGTTATTGGATTTTTATTGGTATCTCTCCTATCTTGTATATGCGAGATATAGGAGTGTCTATTCAAGAATTTGGTTTTTATCAGGGAGCAATGGCTGCAGTATTTTCAGCTGTAAGCTTTAGCAGTGGTTATTTATTGAAGAATTTTGGACAAAAAAAATGTTTTTTCTTTAGTATTTTAGCACTTGTAGCTTTTATAATTGCCGCTATAGTTTTGGTGATATGCAAGACTAATGATCCATTAACCATAACCATAGTAACACAATTAGTGGCTATTGGTATGATATTCCCTTGTAATATTTTATGACCTTTGGCGATAGAGATTATACCAAATGCTAAAGGCAGGATTACTGCTGTATTGGTATCAGGAAGATTGATTGTTACCGCATTATGTTTGCAGTTGGTTAGTTATTTTTATCATGGTACTTTTAAGCCATTAGCAATTGTTATGTGTATCACTACAGTTATAGCATTGATTGGTTGTTATAAATTATTGCAAGTAGATAGAATATTTGATGAACCTAAATAAATGATAAAAGATAATTTTATTCTAAAAGTAGCAGTTCGATATTTTAGAGCTAAGAAGAATGAGCGATTTGTTTCTATTATTGCTGGTGTTTCTTTGATGGGTGTAACTATCGGTGTTGCTGCATTGATAGTGGTTATGTCCGTTATGAACGGTTTTCATTATGAACTGACTAAAAACATTATTGGTCTTAATGGTGACATTAGCATAACACCAGTATCACGTTCTATCGCAAATTATGATGAAATTAACAAAAAATTAATTAGTCAGAATTATATAAAACATATTTCTCCAAGCATTGTCGGTCAAGCTCTTGCACTAGGTAAAAGAATGAATAGTGGTGCTATAATTAAAGGTATAGATTTAACTGAACTCAAATATAAAAATCAAATTTTACAGAATGTTAATACTGGAGATTTTACCGATTTTTTTGGTACAGATGTGGTAGCAGTTGGTAATGAACTTGCTAGTAACCTAGGAGTTCAAGCGGGTACAAAAATAAAATTAATTTCTCCCAATTCAATTTCTACTGCTTTTGGTAGTATGCCTAGATCTAAAGAATTCAGGGTTGTGGCTACTTTCACTAGCGGTATGTATGATTATGATTCAGCAACTATTTTAATGCCACTTATTGCTGCCCAAAATTTTCTGTCTTTCAAGGAAGTTATTAATCTAATCGAAGTAATAACGATAGAACCGAGTAACGCGGGAATTTATGCTTGGGAGATACAAAATCTTTTAGGATCAAAATTACGAGTGACAAGTTGGCAGAAATCACATTTACAGTTTCTAAATGCTTTAGCTGTTGAAAGGATAGCAATGTTTACTATTCTCTCTTTGATTATTATGGTAGCAGCCTTTAACATCGTGTCTAGCTTATTTATGTTAGTTAAAGACAAGACTTCGGATATTGCAGTGCTTCGTACTATTGGTGCAAGTACTAGGCAGATTATGCTTATTTTTATTTGTAATGGCATGTTTATAGGTTTGCTCGGTACGATTTTAGGTATCATATTGGGTACAAGCTTTGCTTATAATATCCAGTCTATTAGAAATATCTTGGAGAAAGTAACCGGTACTAAAATTTTTGAAGCAGCGATTTATTTTTTATACACTCTACCGTCAGAGGTAAGATTAGAAGATGTTATATTAGTATCAACTATCTCTATAGTTTTATGTTTTTGTGCAACAATTTATCCTTCATATAAAGCTGCTAAGTTAAATCCTGTGGATGCCTTGCGTTATGAATAAAGCTGTATTAATGTTAAAAAATATTTCTAAAAAATATAAGCAGGGAAAATCTATTATTGAAGTATTAAGTAATGTTAACTTAACTGTAATGCAAGGAGAACTAGTTGCCATAATAGGCTCTTCTGGTAGTGGTAAATCAACTTTACTGCATATAGCTGGTCTACTTGATACCCCAAATAATGGAGAGGTGCAGATAGAGTCAACAAACTATTGCCAAAATCATGCTCATATAATAAGACTGCGTAATATAGGTTTTGTCTATCAACAACATCATTTACTCAAAGATTTTACTGCCTTAGAGAATGTAGCAATGCCAAAATTAATTGCTGGCGATAGTTATAAATTAACTCTTAAGAAGGCAGAAGAGCTATTAGCAGAGTTAGGACTAGCCAATAAAATACATAATATGCCGGGTGAGCTATCTGGTGGAGAGCAACAAAGAGTAGCTATCGCTCGTAGCTTAATTAATAATCCTAAAATTATTTTAGCTGATGAACCTACTGGTAATCTAGATCCTAATACTGCTAATGAGGTTTTTAACTTATTACTTAAAACCGCCAAACAACAACATACCTCTATTATTGTGGTAACTCATAATCATGAAATGGCACATAAGATGCATAGAGTGTATGAATTGCAGTATGGAGAGCTGAAATAGGCGGTAAATAAATTCATGAATCAACTAGTAGATTTTTATAGGTATAAAATTACCATTGAATATTTAGGAACTGCTTTTGTTGGTTGGCAAAGGCAGTGTAATGCTATATCTATTCAACAAATACTGGAAGATGGTATATACAAATTTACTGGTGAAAAAGTAGTGGTTCATGGAGCTGGCAGGACTGATGCAGGGGTTCATGCTTTAGGGCAAGTAGCACATTTCGATTTAGTGAAATATATGCAGCCCTATAAAGTTATACAGGCTATTAACTATTTTGTAAGATCTTATCATATAGGGGTAGTTGATTGTATTCTAGTCGGCGGAGATTTTCATGCAAGATTTTCTGCTGTAGAACGTCATTATGTATATAGAATTATTAATAGACCTAGTCAAGT
Protein-coding sequences here:
- a CDS encoding lipoprotein-releasing ABC transporter permease subunit encodes the protein MIKDNFILKVAVRYFRAKKNERFVSIIAGVSLMGVTIGVAALIVVMSVMNGFHYELTKNIIGLNGDISITPVSRSIANYDEINKKLISQNYIKHISPSIVGQALALGKRMNSGAIIKGIDLTELKYKNQILQNVNTGDFTDFFGTDVVAVGNELASNLGVQAGTKIKLISPNSISTAFGSMPRSKEFRVVATFTSGMYDYDSATILMPLIAAQNFLSFKEVINLIEVITIEPSNAGIYAWEIQNLLGSKLRVTSWQKSHLQFLNALAVERIAMFTILSLIIMVAAFNIVSSLFMLVKDKTSDIAVLRTIGASTRQIMLIFICNGMFIGLLGTILGIILGTSFAYNIQSIRNILEKVTGTKIFEAAIYFLYTLPSEVRLEDVILVSTISIVLCFCATIYPSYKAAKLNPVDALRYE
- a CDS encoding ABC transporter ATP-binding protein, whose protein sequence is MNKAVLMLKNISKKYKQGKSIIEVLSNVNLTVMQGELVAIIGSSGSGKSTLLHIAGLLDTPNNGEVQIESTNYCQNHAHIIRLRNIGFVYQQHHLLKDFTALENVAMPKLIAGDSYKLTLKKAEELLAELGLANKIHNMPGELSGGEQQRVAIARSLINNPKIILADEPTGNLDPNTANEVFNLLLKTAKQQHTSIIVVTHNHEMAHKMHRVYELQYGELK
- the truA gene encoding tRNA pseudouridine(38-40) synthase TruA yields the protein MNQLVDFYRYKITIEYLGTAFVGWQRQCNAISIQQILEDGIYKFTGEKVVVHGAGRTDAGVHALGQVAHFDLVKYMQPYKVIQAINYFVRSYHIGVVDCILVGGDFHARFSAVERHYVYRIINRPSQVIIDLNRAWWIKQPLDVEAMKYGAFYLIGNHDFSSFRDKYCQAKSPIKTLSKLVITQKNNDIKIYVSARSFLHHMVRNIVGSLVLVGRNIWQEGDIQKALDAKKREAAGIKAPACGLYFLRVDY